One Aphelocoma coerulescens isolate FSJ_1873_10779 chromosome 5, UR_Acoe_1.0, whole genome shotgun sequence DNA segment encodes these proteins:
- the FREY1 gene encoding protein Frey 1: MLCCLLLLALLLGAALPQPVHQRDSYSVPEDFSAPLELPQKHFGLVDDYGIKPKQPRFRTRAALQRPAELRRAGKSKRDGLDLLEYYEDVHL; encoded by the exons atgctgtgctgcctgctgctgctcgcCCTGCTGCTGGGGGCTGCCCTCCCACAGCCTGTGCACCAGAG GGACAGCTACTCAGTTCCTGAGGATTTCTCTGCTCCCCTGGAGCTTCCACAGAAGCACTTTGGCCTGGTGGATG ATTACGGCATCAAACCCAAGCAGCCTCGCTTCAGAACGCGGGCGGCCCTGCAGCGGCCGGCGGAGCTGCGCAGAGCCGGCAAAAGCAAGCGTGACGGGCTGGACTTGCTGGAGTACTATGAGGATGTGCACCTGTGA
- the MAPK8IP1 gene encoding C-Jun-amino-terminal kinase-interacting protein 1 translates to MLQLDLIDAAGDTPAEEQTAPEPLQKDPPAGTTEVYRPKRPTTLNLFPQVPRSQDTLNNNSLGKKHSWQERVSRSSSPLKTGEQTPPHDHVCLSDEVNHQNSTTSTKDRGTSTESPCRRTAATQMAPACVASSRPPEKHQATSRAPPHGASVVVVTRGPEAHRDRIRYQTDVRLEATEEIYLTPVQKNSDPLETDKPFLSQSSENRMSISSDIDTSGYSALAGKTNPSISEEDEVLDYMSSPDKTNLPRASCGGGSGGSQPGHNLQRASVSSDTSALSYDSVKYTLVVDENVQLELVSLKQCYSGYSDESDSATVYDNCISSPYESAIGEEYEEDALKRDSVCLSEDSTPEADIHFSKKFLNVFMSGRARSSSAESFGLFSCMINGEEQEQTHRAVFRFVPRHADELELEVDDPLLVEVQAEDYWYEAYNMRTGDRGIFPAYYAIEVTKDTDHVTALAKSSDWVDQFRVKFLGSVQVPYHKGNDVLCAAMQKIATTRRLTVHFNPPSSCVLEISVRGVKIAVKADDCKEHSKVNKCSHFFQLKNISFCGYHPKNNKYFGFITKHPADHRFACHVFVSEESTKPLAESVGRAFQQFYKEYVEYTCPTEDIYLE, encoded by the exons ATGCTCCAGCTCGACCTCATCGACGCGGCGGGGGACACGCCGGCCGAGGAGCAGACGGCGCCCGAGCCGCTGCAGAAAGACCCCCCGGCCGGGACCACCGAAGTCTACAGGCCGAAGCGACCCACAACCCTCAACCTCTTCCCGCAGGTGCCTCGCAGCCAG GACACTCTCAATAACAACTCTCTGGGGAAAAAGCACAGTTGGCAGGAGCGGGTGTCCCGGTCGTCGTCCCCTCTGAAAACGG GTGAGCAGACCCCTCCCCACGACCACGTTTGCCTGAGTGATGAGGTCAATCACCAAAACAGCACAACCTCCACCAAAGACCGGGGCACATCCACGGAGAGCCCATGCCGGCGCACAGCAGCCACACAGATGGCCCCAGCCTGCGTTGCCTCGTCCCGGCCGCCCGAGAAGCACCAGGCCACCAGCCGGGCCCCACCACATGGTGCCAGCGTCGTGGTGGTAACGAGGGGCCCTGAGGCCCACCGGGACCGTATCCGCTACCAGACAGATGTGAGGCTGGAGGCCACAGAGGAGATCTACCTGACACCCGTGCAGAAGAACTCAGACCCCCTGGAGACTGACAAGCCGTTCCTGTCTCAGTCTAGTGAGAACCGCATGTCCATCAGCTCTGATATTGACACCTCCGGCTATTCAGCCCTGGCAGGGAAAACCAACCCCTCCATCAGCGAGGAGGATGAGGTGCTGGACTACATGTCCTCCCCTGACAAGACAAACCTGCCCAGGGCCTCCTGTGGTGGTGGGAGTGGTGGTTCCCAGCCAGGGCACAACCTCCAGAGAGCCTCCGTGAGTTCGGACACCAGTGCCCTCTCCTATGACTCTGTCAAATACACACTGGTGGTGGATGAGAACGTGCAGCTGGAGCTGGTCAGCCTCAAGCAGTGCTACTCGGGCTACAGTGATGAGAGCGACTCGGCCACAGTCTACGACAATTGCATCTCCTCACCCTATGAGTCGGCCATTGGCGAGGAGTACGAGGAGGATGCGCTGAAGCGTGACTCAGTCTGCCTCTCCGAGGATTCCACCCCCGAGGCAGACATCCACTTCTCCAAGAAGTTCCTCAATGTCTTCATGAGTGGCCGGGCACGCTCCTCCA GTGCTGAGTCCTTTGGGTTGTTCTCCTGCATGATCAacggggaggagcaggagcagactCACCGTGCTGTCTTTAG GTTTGTGCCTCGCCACGCAGacgagctggagctggaggtggATGATCCTTTGCTGGTGGAGGTGCAGGCAGAAGATTATTGGTATGAGGCCTACAACATGCGCACAGGAGATCGGGGCATCTTTCCTGCCTACTATGCTATTGAAGTCACCAAGGACACAGACCATGTAACAG CTCTGGCCAAGAGCAGCGACTGGGTGGACCAGTTCCGGGTGAAGTTCCTTGGCTCCGTGCAGGTTCCCTATCACAAGGGCAATGATGTGCTCTGCGCGGCCATGCAGAAG ATTGCCACCACGCGCCGCCTCACTGTGCACTTTAACCCACCCTCCAGCTGCGTCCTGGAGATCAGCGTGCGTGGGGTCAAGATTGCTGTGAAAGCTGACGACTGCAAGGAGCACAGCAAG gtAAACAAGTGTAGCCATTTTTTCCAGCTGAAGAACATTTCTTTTTGTGGGTACCATCCAAAGAACAACAA ATATTTTGGGTTCATCACCAAGCACCCTGCTGACCACAGATTTGCCTGTCATGTCTTTGTCTCGGAGGAGTCCACAAAGCCACTGGCGGAGTCTGTAGG GAGGGCTTTTCAGCAATTCTACAAGGAATATGTGGAGTACACGTGCCCCACAGAGGACATCTACCTGGAGTag